In Gigantopelta aegis isolate Gae_Host chromosome 6, Gae_host_genome, whole genome shotgun sequence, the following are encoded in one genomic region:
- the LOC121375488 gene encoding uncharacterized protein LOC121375488 gives MPSKRGKSRSRSPPKDRKSRSTSRSPTRSHKSSPFTKSVKKQAVYKERDYFILSAVSCLFCCPVSIWALMNASKARNANKKSDFATAKRYGLVALRYAALSFMMGVSWMVGLTLGATTLCN, from the exons ATGCCTTCTAAGCGAGGTAAATCTCGGTCTCGTTCTCCACCGAAAGACAGGAAGTCTCGTTCGACTTCTAGGTCGCCGACTAGATCCCACAAGAGCTCGCCGTTCACCAAGTCTGTAAAG AAACAAGCCGTGTACAAAGAAAGAGACTACTTCATCCTGTCTGCCGTGTCTTGCTTGTTCTGCTGCCCAGTGTCCATTTGGGCTTTGATGAACGCATCGAAG gCACGCAATGCCAATAAAAAGAGCGACTTTGCTACGGCGAAACGCTATGGATTGGTTGCCTTGCGATACGCCGCTTTGTCCTTTATGATGGGCGTCAGTTGGATGGTCGGACTCACACTGGGAGCAACAACGCTATGCAACTGa
- the LOC121376560 gene encoding uncharacterized protein LOC121376560 produces the protein MEPNPSAEKPTPSEDPPPYTDADIPKDKQGSTPENGSPPLDYGSSPPGYEPPTADDYHLRTGHQVQIYESPTDMVPTAAPKDYLFLSVAACLFCWPLAICALMASTNSRAAAQEFDFYQAQRNGEAARNFAVAAIIMGVMFYSVVLIVKVVDF, from the exons ATGGAACCGAATCCATCTGCAG aAAAGCCGACTCCGTCAGAGGAT CCGCCTCCATACACGGACGCAGATATACCAAAAGACAAGCAAGGATCCACACCGGAAAATGGATCACCCCCACTAGATTATGGATCATCCCCACCAGGATACGAGCCACCCACGGCAGATGATTATCATCTACGCACGGGACATCAAGTACAAATTTATGAATCACCCACAGAC ATGGTTCCAACAGCCGCACCCAAAGACTATTTGTTTCTGTCCGTGGCAGCGTGCTTATTCTGTTGGCCTTTGGCAATATGTGCTCTGATGGCATCGACTAAC tcTCGCGCTGCAGCTCAGGAGTTTGATTTCTATCAAGCCCAGCGCAATGGAGAGGCGGCCAGAAACTTTGCAGTTGCGGCCATCATCATGGGTGTGATGTTCTATTCCGTGGTGCTCATTGTCAAGGTCGtggatttttaa